From Acinonyx jubatus isolate Ajub_Pintada_27869175 chromosome B2, VMU_Ajub_asm_v1.0, whole genome shotgun sequence, a single genomic window includes:
- the KCNK16 gene encoding potassium channel subfamily K member 16 — protein MPQARLCSCWGGRVLPLLLAYVCYLLLGATVFQLLEKQAEAQSRDQFQFEKLRFLENYTCLDQRALEQFVQVIMEAWVKGVNPKGNSTNPSNWDFGSSFFFAGTVVTTIGYGNLAPSTEAGQVFCVFYALVGIPLNVVFLNHLGAGLHAHLAALERWEEQPRRSQLLQILGLALFLTLGTLVILIFPPMVFSHVEGWSFGEGFYFAFITLSTIGFGDYVVGTDPSKHYISVYRSLAAIWILLGLAWLALVLPLGPLLLHRCSQLWLLSRGLGLKEGGAPEMGGVPRPQKTPISA, from the exons ATGCCCCAAGCCAGGCTCTGCAGCTGCTGGGGTGGCCGGGTGCTGCCCCTGCTGCTGGCCTACGTCTGCTACCTGCTGCTTGGTGCCACTGTCTTCCAGCTGCTGGAGAAGCAGGCGGAGGCTCAGTCCAGGGACCAGTTCCAGTTTGAGAAGCTGCGCTTCCTGGAAAACTACACGTGCCTGGACCAGCGGGCCCTGGAGCAGTTTGTGCAG gTGATCATGGAAGCCTGGGTGAAGGGTGTGAACCCCAAAGGCAACTCCACCAACCCCAGCAACTGGGACTTTGGCAGCAGTTTCTTCTTTGCAGGCACGGTTGTCACCACCATAG gATACGGCAACCTGGCACCCAGCACGGAGGCAGGCCAGGTCTTCTGTGTCTTCTATGCCCTGGTGGGCATCCCGCTCAATGTGGTCTTCCTCAACCACCTGGGTGCAGGCCTGCACGCCCACCTGGCCGCCCTCGAGAGGTGGGAGGAGCAGCCCAGGCGCTCCCAG CTGCTGCAGATCCTGGGCCTGGCTCTGTTCCTGACCCTGGGGACGCTGGTCATTCTCATCTTCCCGCCAATGGTCTTCAGCCACGTGGAGGGCTGGAGCTTCGGTGAAGGCTTCTACTTTGCCTTCATCACTCTCAGCACCATTGGCTTCGGGGACTATGTTGTCG GTACAGACCCCAGCAAGCATTACATCTCGGTGTACCGGAGCCTGGCAGCCATCTGGATCCTCCTGGGCCTGGCCTGGCTGGCTCTGGTCCTCCCACTGGGTCCTCTGCTTCTGCACAGGTGCTCCCAGCTCTGGCTGCTCAGCAGGGGACTCGGCCTCAAGGAAGGGGGAGCCCCTGAGATGGGAGGGGTCCCCAGACCTCAGAAGACCCCCATCTCTGCATGA